In a genomic window of Helianthus annuus cultivar XRQ/B chromosome 10, HanXRQr2.0-SUNRISE, whole genome shotgun sequence:
- the LOC110884165 gene encoding probable indole-3-pyruvate monooxygenase YUCCA10 — translation MTTGVEETVVIIVGAGPSGLATAACLHQLSIPYIILEREDCIASLFNKKTYNRLHLHLAKNFCHLPHLPFPASFPTYAPIAQFLEYLDDYASCFKINPRFCNRVKFAKYEEDEEKWKAEAEVVGGGVKRYEGRFLVVATGETSDVFIPEVDGLSEFKGEVIHSTEYKSGEGYENKKVLVVGSGNSGMEIALDLSNYGATTSIVVRSPVHILSRWSFNLGLKLQKIIPMHLVDSFLVLVNNIIFGDLTRYGIQRPQGGPIAGKVRYGKYPIVDMGTTEKIKSSEIRVLPALKSINGGGYEVVFENGRFYQFDVILFATGFKRSTHLWLQGGDCLLNNDGLPKPMYPNHWKGENGLYCAGLARRGLYGAGMDAQNIAQHIFKLI, via the exons ATGACCACCGGCGTTGAAGAAACAGTGGTGATCATAGTCGGAGCCGGCCCATCCGGGCTTGCCACCGCCGCATGCCTCCATCAACTATCAATTCCATACATAATTCTAGAGCGAGAAGATTGCATCGCCTCATTATTCAACAAAAAAACATATAACCGGCTTCACCTCCACTTAGCCAAAAACTTCTGTCATCTTCCTCACCTTCCTTTTCCGGCGAGTTTTCCTACGTATGCTCCAATAGCCCAATTCTTGGAATACTTGGATGATTATGCATCTTGTTTCAAGATTAATCCGAGGTTTTGCAACCGCGTAAAGTTTGCAAAGTATGAAGAAGATGAGGAGAAATGGAAGGCGGAGGCTGAGGTTGTTGGTGGTGGGGTGAAAAGATATGAAGGGAGGTTTTTGGTGGTGGCTACCGGAGAAACTAGTGATGTGTTTATACCGGAGGTTGATGGGTTGAGTGAGTTTAAAGGTGAAGTTATTCATTCCACTGAGTATAAATCCGGCGAAGGGTATGAGAACAAGAAGGTTTTAGTGGTTGGATCTGGTAATTCCGGCATGGAAATTGCACTTGATTTGTCTAACTATGGTGCAACCACATCCATTGTTGTCCGAAGTCCG GTTCATATACTTTCAAGGTGGTCGTTTAATCTTGGACTGAAGTTGCAAAAGATTATACCAATGCATTTGGTGGATTCATTCTTAGTGTTGGTTAACAACATAATATTTGGAGATCTTACTAGGTACGGGATTCAAAGGCCCCAAGGAGGTCCGATTGCGGGCAAGGTAAGATATGGCAAGTATCCGATCGTCGATATGGGTACAACCGAAAAGATAAAGTCTAGCGAGATACGA GTTTTGCCGGCATTGAAAAGTATTAATGGTGGAGGATATGAAGTTGTTTTCGAAAATGGAAGATTTTATCAGTTTGATGTGATTTTGTTTGCGACTGGTTTTAAAAGATCAACTCATTTGTGGCTTCag GGTGGTGATTGCCTTTTAAACAATGATGGACTACCGAAACCAATGTATCCAAATCATTGGAAAGGAGAAAATGGGCTTTATTGTGCTGGGCTTGCAAGAAGGGGCCTATATGGAGCTGGAATGGATGCCCAAAACATAGCCCAACACATTTTCAAACTAATCTAA